From the genome of Fibrobacter sp., one region includes:
- a CDS encoding c-type cytochrome — translation MRRSFRTLGIALCLAGYGLVLGDPAPAGDAPEPGSPGDTLTREDKRMAYLVYKLLDKDGKIKGANLERGKKLFYQNCRGCHNIDGRRINFTPMEAKPTYLGQRAREDMPTFWYQMNFGDETREGMEPFYDELTLDEMVDIAGYAQTLP, via the coding sequence ATGCGCCGTTCGTTTAGAACCCTGGGAATCGCCCTCTGTCTTGCAGGCTACGGCCTGGTTCTTGGCGATCCGGCACCTGCAGGAGACGCGCCTGAGCCCGGTTCTCCCGGAGACACCCTCACCAGAGAAGACAAGCGCATGGCCTACCTGGTCTACAAGCTCCTGGACAAAGACGGAAAAATCAAGGGCGCAAACCTGGAGCGTGGCAAAAAACTCTTTTACCAGAACTGCAGGGGCTGCCACAATATCGACGGCAGACGAATCAATTTCACGCCGATGGAGGCAAAGCCCACCTACCTGGGGCAAAGGGCCCGGGAAGACATGCCCACATTCTGGTACCAGATGAATTTCGGTGACGAGACCCGGGAGGGCATGGAACCGTTTTACGACGAGCTCACGCTGGACGAAATGGTAGATATCGCGGGCTACGCCCAGACGCTGCCCTAA
- a CDS encoding 1-deoxy-D-xylulose-5-phosphate synthase: MELKDIKSPEDIKHCSVEELYNLASQVRETIIGQVAKHGGHLASSLGVVELTIALHYVFNAPEDKIVWDVGHQAYVHKLLTGRYDRFDTLRQQGGISGFLKRCESEYDCFGAGHATTSISAALGFAVARNHFNRKNNVVAVIGDGSMTGGMAYEALNNAGISKQNMTIILNDNKMSIAPNVGGFSKYLNRVISDPVYNKMRSDLDRLMTRLPGVLGSRFRDLFLQVENAAKNAVKPGAFFEDLGIRYFGPIDGHDINELIMILERVKSQPGPCLVHVLTEKGRGLNAAEKNPTKFHGTGPFDPESGLPLSPGSPNPSLTSVFGKTLLELAKKDDRIIGITAAMPTGCGLDIVAKELPDRVIDVGIAEEHAVTFAAGLACDGVVPVVAIYSSFMQRAYDQIMHDVALQKLHVVFVLDRAGLVGADGPTHHGTFDLSFLRTVPGMTILAPSDENELRDMLKASIDMEGPVAIRYPRGTALAEKLLEPPATVDVKLPKVLEQGKDILLLGAGFMTNELKKTAKILREHGHNPTLVDARLVKPLDTECYRSLFESHDTIVTLEDNTLVGGFGSAVMELAADLGYSGKKFFRFGIPDNFVEQGEIKNLYKLLKIDGESVAEQLMEKL, from the coding sequence ATGGAACTGAAAGACATAAAGTCTCCCGAGGACATCAAGCATTGTTCTGTGGAGGAACTTTATAACCTGGCGTCCCAGGTACGCGAGACCATCATTGGTCAGGTGGCCAAGCATGGCGGCCACTTGGCGTCTAGCCTCGGGGTGGTAGAACTGACCATCGCCCTCCATTACGTGTTCAACGCTCCCGAAGACAAGATTGTCTGGGACGTAGGGCACCAGGCCTATGTGCACAAGCTTTTGACGGGCCGCTACGACCGGTTCGACACGCTCCGCCAGCAGGGCGGCATCTCTGGATTCTTGAAACGCTGCGAAAGCGAGTACGACTGCTTTGGCGCAGGACATGCCACCACCTCCATTTCGGCGGCTCTTGGCTTTGCTGTGGCCCGCAACCACTTTAACCGCAAGAACAACGTGGTGGCTGTCATCGGTGACGGCTCCATGACCGGCGGTATGGCTTACGAGGCCCTGAACAACGCGGGTATTTCGAAGCAGAACATGACCATCATCTTGAACGACAACAAGATGAGCATCGCTCCCAATGTGGGCGGGTTCAGCAAGTACCTGAACCGCGTGATATCCGACCCGGTCTACAACAAGATGCGCTCCGATTTGGACCGCCTCATGACAAGGCTCCCAGGTGTGCTAGGGAGCAGGTTCCGCGATTTGTTCTTGCAGGTGGAAAACGCGGCGAAGAACGCCGTGAAGCCGGGGGCTTTCTTCGAAGACCTGGGTATCCGCTATTTCGGGCCTATCGACGGTCACGACATCAACGAACTGATCATGATTCTCGAGCGGGTCAAGTCCCAACCGGGGCCTTGCCTGGTCCATGTTCTGACCGAGAAGGGCCGTGGGCTGAACGCCGCCGAGAAGAACCCCACCAAGTTCCACGGCACAGGACCTTTCGACCCCGAAAGCGGGCTCCCCCTTTCGCCGGGCAGTCCGAACCCATCTCTTACCAGCGTGTTCGGAAAGACCCTGTTGGAACTGGCCAAGAAGGATGACCGCATTATCGGGATTACGGCCGCCATGCCTACGGGCTGCGGCCTGGACATTGTGGCCAAGGAACTGCCCGACCGGGTGATAGATGTGGGCATTGCCGAAGAGCATGCGGTGACCTTTGCCGCAGGCCTTGCCTGCGACGGAGTGGTGCCGGTGGTGGCTATCTATTCCAGCTTTATGCAGCGGGCCTACGACCAGATTATGCACGACGTGGCCCTGCAGAAACTGCACGTGGTGTTCGTGCTGGACCGCGCAGGCCTCGTGGGCGCCGACGGGCCTACCCATCACGGGACCTTTGACCTGTCGTTCCTCCGCACGGTGCCGGGCATGACCATTCTTGCGCCCAGCGATGAAAACGAACTTCGGGATATGCTGAAGGCTTCCATCGATATGGAAGGCCCTGTGGCTATCCGTTACCCCCGCGGGACTGCCCTTGCCGAGAAGCTTTTGGAGCCGCCTGCGACAGTAGATGTGAAGCTCCCGAAGGTCTTGGAACAGGGCAAGGACATTCTGCTTTTGGGCGCCGGGTTCATGACCAATGAACTGAAGAAGACGGCGAAGATTCTTCGCGAGCATGGGCATAACCCCACTCTCGTGGACGCCCGTCTGGTGAAGCCCCTGGACACCGAATGTTATCGCAGCCTGTTCGAAAGTCACGACACCATTGTCACTCTCGAGGACAACACCTTAGTAGGCGGCTTTGGCTCTGCCGTGATGGAGCTCGCCGCAGATCTTGGATATTCAGGCAAGAAGTTCTTCCGGTTCGGAATCCCGGATAATTTCGTGGAGCAAGGTGAAATCAAGAACCTTTACAAACTCTTGAAAATCGATGGCGAATCTGTCGCCGAACAACTGATGGAAAAACTATGA
- a CDS encoding MCE family protein: MKLKPIKQINWMEMSGLLVGIFFTVAVMVFGLVLYTKLFTSGMIGVEEYKLHSTFDKALGLRPGTRVQISGVDVGQISDMKIEGDGVYMEFTLRKQFQNWITDSAQVYAIRDQNVISARVVNIDVKRGKGRVLENGDFLPPGKAQDIETVLETANELLGRVNQLIDAADTLVSMAMDTGTTIGALFGSRTLYDNLNRQLYRLDDITLSGTRAIHKVSDLMDTLQLSVPPLVNRMDNVMNNVSGMMNDVSGMMKELKPLPGKVDGLMGKLEGTVGRADDMITELGKITVGLSDFMESTEQTLENADELMEGISNMWIINRNMPNRDSIPYMVETLW; encoded by the coding sequence ATGAAACTCAAGCCCATCAAGCAGATAAACTGGATGGAGATGTCCGGCCTTTTGGTCGGTATCTTCTTTACGGTTGCCGTGATGGTATTCGGGCTTGTGCTCTATACGAAGCTTTTTACCAGCGGAATGATTGGTGTGGAGGAGTATAAGCTCCACAGTACCTTCGACAAGGCTTTGGGACTTAGGCCCGGCACCCGCGTGCAGATTAGCGGTGTAGATGTGGGTCAGATTTCGGACATGAAGATCGAGGGCGATGGCGTCTATATGGAATTCACCCTCCGCAAGCAATTCCAAAACTGGATTACCGACAGCGCCCAGGTGTACGCCATCCGCGACCAGAACGTGATTTCGGCCCGTGTGGTCAACATCGATGTCAAGCGCGGAAAGGGGCGTGTACTAGAAAACGGGGACTTTTTGCCGCCGGGCAAGGCACAGGATATCGAGACGGTGCTGGAGACGGCCAACGAACTGCTAGGCCGCGTGAACCAGCTTATCGATGCCGCCGATACCCTGGTGTCCATGGCCATGGATACGGGAACTACCATCGGCGCCCTGTTCGGCTCCCGCACCCTCTACGACAACCTGAACAGGCAGCTCTACCGCCTGGACGACATTACCCTCAGCGGCACAAGGGCAATACACAAGGTTTCGGACCTGATGGATACGCTGCAGCTATCTGTTCCGCCCCTCGTGAACCGGATGGACAACGTGATGAACAATGTCTCCGGAATGATGAACGACGTCTCAGGCATGATGAAAGAGCTGAAGCCCCTGCCCGGAAAGGTGGACGGGCTCATGGGCAAGCTTGAAGGAACGGTGGGTCGCGCGGACGACATGATTACCGAACTCGGAAAGATTACCGTCGGACTTTCGGATTTCATGGAATCTACGGAACAGACCCTGGAAAACGCGGACGAGCTAATGGAAGGCATTTCCAACATGTGGATTATCAACCGGAACATGCCTAACCGCGACAGCATTCCCTACATGGTGGAGACCTTATGGTAA
- a CDS encoding RNA methyltransferase — MSEENKTPRTIRKTLDRKFGVSESRDERRPRREERTGDDREFGRGPRGDRPRGLREDGSLREGRTGERRFDRERKPFDRERRPRRFDDRPFGRSERFGHDRRRDGDRPFRGYDKAGFEKSSRPIYRQRPEQKSDAFQDENLDESVLEARVAQAETVEETAGNPPWFKKLLALTTEKGREREGRFLGEGVHVVTELVKNHRELVIAVYAVEGFEDQTLLDLINEAGITLHDMPADQMKQISSTVTPQGIIAHCRIANTKPNYESSRSVLTLVDAVQDPGNLGTLFRTSLGFGSDGMILGRGTVSPFNPKVVRGSSGTFLRVPFEFDVDLIDQINFLRSKGYTIIATDLHAKQSLRQIPERKLRKMAFLVGNEGAGTNPYFIELADETVKIPMSSELESLNVAVAHGILSYEAAQIQEELK; from the coding sequence ATGAGCGAAGAAAACAAGACCCCGCGTACCATAAGGAAAACTTTGGACCGCAAGTTCGGCGTCAGCGAAAGCCGTGATGAACGCCGCCCCCGCCGCGAAGAAAGAACCGGCGATGATAGGGAATTTGGCCGTGGCCCCCGCGGGGACCGCCCCCGTGGACTTCGCGAAGACGGAAGCCTCCGTGAAGGCCGCACAGGGGAACGCCGTTTCGACCGCGAGCGCAAGCCCTTTGACCGCGAACGCCGTCCCCGCCGTTTTGACGACAGGCCCTTCGGCCGTTCCGAAAGGTTTGGTCATGACCGCCGCCGCGATGGAGACCGCCCTTTCCGCGGGTACGACAAGGCCGGTTTTGAAAAGTCCAGCAGGCCCATTTACCGCCAGCGTCCGGAACAAAAGTCCGACGCCTTCCAGGACGAAAACCTGGACGAATCCGTTCTGGAAGCCCGCGTAGCCCAGGCGGAAACCGTAGAAGAAACCGCCGGCAATCCGCCCTGGTTCAAGAAGCTCCTGGCCCTCACCACAGAAAAGGGCCGCGAACGCGAAGGCCGTTTCTTGGGCGAAGGAGTCCATGTGGTGACCGAGCTGGTAAAAAACCATCGCGAGCTGGTCATTGCCGTTTACGCCGTCGAAGGTTTCGAGGACCAAACTCTGCTGGACCTCATCAACGAGGCAGGGATCACCCTCCATGACATGCCTGCCGACCAGATGAAGCAGATTAGCTCTACGGTAACTCCCCAGGGCATTATCGCCCACTGCCGTATTGCAAATACCAAGCCCAACTACGAATCTAGCCGCAGCGTGCTGACTCTTGTGGATGCGGTGCAGGACCCGGGCAACTTGGGAACGCTGTTCCGCACGAGCCTCGGCTTCGGTTCTGACGGCATGATTCTTGGCCGCGGTACCGTGAGCCCCTTCAACCCGAAGGTGGTCCGTGGTTCGTCGGGAACTTTCCTCCGTGTTCCTTTCGAATTCGACGTGGACTTGATTGACCAGATTAATTTCTTGCGCAGCAAGGGATACACGATTATTGCGACCGACCTGCATGCCAAGCAGTCCTTGCGCCAGATTCCGGAACGCAAGCTCCGCAAGATGGCTTTCTTGGTGGGTAACGAAGGTGCGGGCACCAACCCCTACTTTATCGAATTGGCCGACGAGACGGTAAAGATTCCCATGAGCAGCGAACTGGAATCCCTGAACGTGGCGGTAGCTCACGGCATTCTCAGCTACGAGGCCGCCCAGATTCAAGAGGAGCTGAAGTAA
- a CDS encoding polyprenyl synthetase family protein, translating into MQSIEKEAAIAQDYLSKISVEAEALFDKYLPPVTDQPCRLHEAMRYSMLAGGKRLRPALVRATFDMFGGKGEGVELAMVALEMIHTFSLIHDDLPCIDNDDFRRGKPTSHKQFGEATAVMAGDALCVLAFELMGKTGNARAIEVLAHLLSTYGLIGGEMIDIECEGKEVDLETVDYIHYHKTAALIEAALQVGAMLAGASDADIQVIRKYGKSIGLAFQIVDDILDIVSTTEELGKDAGSDIEKGKATYPSVVGLDRSREKAKELFEESIKSLDSLSCDTEILRAIAAFIITRVK; encoded by the coding sequence ATGCAGTCTATTGAAAAAGAAGCAGCTATTGCTCAGGACTATCTGTCCAAGATTTCTGTAGAGGCGGAAGCCCTATTTGACAAGTACCTCCCTCCGGTGACGGATCAGCCCTGCCGGTTGCACGAGGCCATGCGCTATTCTATGCTGGCGGGCGGTAAGCGCCTGCGTCCTGCCCTTGTTAGGGCTACTTTTGACATGTTCGGCGGCAAGGGCGAAGGCGTTGAGCTCGCCATGGTCGCTCTGGAGATGATCCACACCTTCTCCCTCATTCACGACGACCTGCCCTGTATCGACAACGACGACTTCCGCAGGGGAAAGCCCACCAGCCACAAGCAGTTTGGCGAGGCTACGGCCGTAATGGCAGGAGATGCCCTTTGCGTGCTCGCTTTTGAACTCATGGGCAAGACAGGAAACGCCCGTGCAATCGAAGTCCTTGCCCACCTGCTCAGCACCTACGGCCTTATCGGCGGCGAAATGATCGACATCGAGTGCGAAGGCAAGGAAGTGGACCTGGAAACGGTGGACTACATCCATTACCACAAGACGGCGGCCCTTATCGAGGCGGCCTTGCAGGTAGGCGCCATGCTTGCCGGTGCAAGCGATGCCGATATCCAGGTCATCCGCAAGTACGGCAAGTCCATCGGCCTTGCGTTCCAGATTGTGGACGATATCCTGGACATTGTCTCCACTACCGAAGAACTGGGCAAGGATGCCGGTTCCGACATCGAGAAGGGCAAGGCCACCTACCCCTCTGTGGTGGGGCTTGACCGCTCCAGGGAAAAGGCCAAGGAACTCTTCGAAGAGTCCATCAAGTCTCTGGATTCCCTTTCCTGCGATACCGAAATCCTTCGGGCCATAGCCGCATTCATTATCACCCGGGTTAAGTAA
- a CDS encoding GGDEF domain-containing protein — MSWLMEKIYALFRMNILIFVLLAATVIALTAYHKGLNDIVFLNLSDYPYIIAQTDSADGGNSAVKLIRTDSSVVVDYELREGYAYPFAGIKILLGDGQTKGLDLSHYDSIFVWIKPRGEGTVRLYMRSYDPSIYREGDESSLKFNELEFFPLEETYPAVFVPQEFRVAGWWVAQNEINVHKARVDLSNVPLIEIQTGTNAPLGYGTMEIRGLCFKGKKIAWADLVTIIVAIWFVTFLIILIIRFFDYSRERASNKKKREELEKNLKALEIEKSEYEKSSKEDPLTGCLNRAGFSSVLMREHEELVKNGSPVSFVILDIDHFKDVNDTWGHNVGDEVLVNLTKLIQGKIRNTDALVRWGGEEFVILCGDTPIQNAQFLAEKLRHAIETTQLIKQQVVTCSFGIAEMVAGEDPKRLFDRADKALYASKQAGRNRVTSATFKKSESR, encoded by the coding sequence ATGTCTTGGTTGATGGAAAAGATATATGCCCTGTTCAGGATGAACATCCTGATTTTTGTGCTCCTTGCCGCTACGGTTATCGCCCTTACGGCTTACCACAAGGGGCTGAACGACATTGTCTTCTTGAACCTTTCCGACTACCCCTACATTATCGCCCAGACGGACTCCGCCGACGGCGGTAATTCCGCAGTCAAACTGATCCGTACGGATTCTTCCGTGGTGGTGGACTACGAACTGCGGGAAGGCTACGCTTACCCCTTTGCGGGTATCAAGATTTTGCTGGGAGATGGCCAGACCAAAGGATTGGACCTTTCCCACTACGACAGCATTTTCGTGTGGATTAAGCCTCGCGGCGAGGGAACGGTGCGCCTCTACATGCGCAGCTACGATCCGTCCATTTACCGCGAAGGCGACGAAAGCTCCCTGAAATTCAACGAACTGGAATTTTTCCCGCTAGAAGAAACCTACCCTGCGGTGTTCGTACCCCAGGAATTCCGCGTGGCGGGCTGGTGGGTGGCCCAGAACGAAATCAACGTGCACAAGGCCCGCGTGGACCTGTCCAACGTGCCCCTTATCGAAATCCAGACGGGCACCAACGCTCCCCTGGGCTACGGCACTATGGAAATCCGCGGCCTCTGCTTCAAGGGCAAGAAGATTGCCTGGGCAGACCTGGTGACCATCATCGTCGCTATCTGGTTCGTGACCTTCTTGATCATCTTGATTATCCGCTTCTTCGACTACAGCCGCGAACGGGCTTCCAACAAGAAAAAGCGCGAGGAACTGGAAAAGAACCTGAAGGCCCTGGAAATCGAGAAGAGCGAATACGAGAAGTCCAGCAAGGAAGACCCGCTGACGGGTTGCCTGAACCGTGCGGGCTTCAGCAGCGTGCTTATGCGTGAACACGAGGAACTGGTAAAGAACGGAAGCCCCGTTTCCTTCGTGATTCTGGATATCGACCATTTCAAGGACGTGAACGACACCTGGGGCCACAACGTTGGCGACGAGGTGCTGGTGAACCTCACCAAGCTTATCCAGGGCAAGATCCGTAACACCGACGCCCTGGTCCGCTGGGGTGGCGAAGAGTTCGTGATCCTCTGCGGCGACACGCCTATCCAGAACGCCCAGTTCCTGGCCGAAAAGCTCCGTCACGCCATCGAGACGACTCAGCTTATCAAGCAGCAGGTGGTTACTTGCTCCTTCGGTATCGCCGAAATGGTTGCGGGCGAAGATCCCAAGCGCCTGTTCGACCGTGCGGACAAGGCCCTGTATGCCTCCAAGCAGGCAGGCCGCAACCGTGTGACCAGCGCCACCTTCAAGAAGTCCGAATCCAGGTAG
- the pyrF gene encoding orotidine-5'-phosphate decarboxylase has product MNFQARLEERIAKCGNPICLGMDPVLKLIDPCCPDGSAEDKIKRFYSEILECALKRGVQPAVVKPNSAYYECVSVQAMLVLQQLIADYRSAGIPVILDAKRGDIGKSSAAYATAAYDVYKADAVTVSPWMGADSVGPFIRSSETNADEHGAYVLLRTSNKGAHDFQDLPVVRSDDPRDKAEAFYSVADKIMEWDGNFGYLGAVVGATHPEELEKITAYTVAHKHEIPFLIPGVSIPGVPGGQGGDAKTVLTAIANGGGKRKFHVLNSSSGLNFAYQRSGNPANFASDCIDALEKLAEACNL; this is encoded by the coding sequence ATGAACTTTCAGGCCCGTTTAGAAGAACGCATTGCCAAGTGCGGAAACCCGATTTGCCTGGGCATGGATCCTGTGCTCAAGCTGATTGACCCCTGCTGCCCTGATGGCTCTGCCGAAGACAAGATCAAGCGTTTCTATTCCGAAATTTTGGAATGCGCCCTGAAACGGGGTGTGCAGCCGGCTGTAGTCAAGCCCAACAGTGCCTACTACGAATGCGTGAGCGTGCAGGCCATGCTGGTACTGCAGCAGCTGATTGCCGATTACCGCAGTGCCGGTATTCCGGTAATTCTCGACGCCAAGCGCGGCGACATCGGCAAGTCCAGCGCCGCCTACGCCACCGCCGCCTACGATGTTTACAAGGCGGACGCCGTCACGGTTTCTCCCTGGATGGGCGCCGATTCCGTAGGGCCGTTTATCCGCAGTTCCGAAACGAACGCCGACGAGCATGGCGCCTACGTGCTGCTCCGCACGAGCAACAAGGGCGCCCACGATTTTCAGGACCTGCCTGTGGTCCGTAGCGACGACCCTCGGGACAAGGCCGAAGCGTTTTATTCCGTAGCCGACAAGATTATGGAATGGGACGGAAACTTCGGATACCTGGGCGCAGTCGTCGGAGCTACCCATCCCGAAGAGCTTGAAAAGATTACGGCCTACACCGTAGCCCACAAGCACGAGATTCCCTTCTTGATTCCGGGCGTGTCCATTCCTGGCGTGCCCGGCGGTCAGGGCGGCGACGCCAAGACGGTACTTACCGCCATTGCCAACGGCGGCGGCAAGCGCAAGTTCCACGTGCTCAACAGCAGTAGCGGTCTGAACTTCGCCTACCAGCGCAGCGGCAACCCGGCGAACTTCGCAAGCGACTGCATCGACGCCCTCGAAAAACTCGCAGAGGCCTGTAACTTATAG
- a CDS encoding sodium-translocating pyrophosphatase, whose protein sequence is MTTIPSFWFLVPVAALFALVMAYLFYRAMKKAPDGNRKMKAIAHFVRVGAFAYLRRQYKTVSIVFTVLFAVFVVLAIMGIQNPFVPVAFLTGGFFSGLCGFLGMKTATYASSRTAQGAMSSLNRGLVIAFRSGAVMGLVVVGFGLLDISAWFILLNYIYDHNVFGFGADIANKLALGEWSESFLQNDAWLHGKMVEITTTMLTFGMGASLQALFARVGGGIYTKAADVGADLVGKVEAGIPEDDPRNPATIADNVGDNVGDVAGMGADLYESYCGSILATAALGAALPGGLNYVIAPMVVAAIGIVLSVVGIFMVRTKEDATTKNLLHSLLTGTLGSSIMILIALFVMVKLGFIGMGIFGAVLSGLAAGVLIGQFTEYYTSDAYKPTRGIAGQARLGAATTIIDGISVGMFSTGLPVVTIVIGIIAAFGCAGGFENMAMGLYGVGFAAVGMLSTLGITLATDAFGPIADNAGGNAEMAGLDASVRARTDELDMLGNTTAATGKGFAIGSAALTAMALLASYVEEIKIWIGHLATSAKGLWNVGSVTFANHSQDLVNAVANIDGAKILDGGNRAVSASGELIGLVASKANYVDFMNIYNLNLMNPLLLGGIFIGAMMAFVFCALTIKAVGRAASAMVEEVRRQFREIPGIMEGTGQPDYARCVEISTVGAQHEMVIPSLLAVVVPVLVGLFMGVAGVFGLLVGGLACGFALATMLNNAGGAWDNAKKFVEKGNYGGKGSDTHKSAVVGDTVGDPFKDTAGPSLNILIKLMTMVSVVFAGVIVRFGGFLF, encoded by the coding sequence ATGACTACGATTCCCAGTTTTTGGTTCCTTGTTCCTGTCGCGGCCCTGTTCGCCCTCGTTATGGCCTACCTGTTCTACAGGGCCATGAAAAAAGCTCCCGATGGCAACCGCAAAATGAAAGCCATCGCCCACTTTGTGCGGGTGGGGGCGTTTGCCTACCTGAGGCGCCAATACAAGACCGTCTCCATCGTCTTTACGGTGCTGTTCGCGGTGTTCGTGGTGCTCGCCATCATGGGCATCCAGAACCCCTTTGTGCCGGTGGCGTTCCTTACCGGCGGTTTCTTCAGCGGCCTGTGCGGTTTTCTGGGCATGAAGACCGCCACCTACGCAAGTTCCAGAACGGCCCAGGGCGCCATGAGCAGCCTGAACCGGGGGCTTGTCATCGCCTTCAGAAGCGGGGCCGTCATGGGCCTTGTGGTGGTGGGCTTTGGCCTGCTGGACATTTCGGCGTGGTTTATCTTGCTGAATTACATCTATGACCACAACGTGTTCGGTTTCGGCGCCGACATTGCAAACAAACTAGCACTAGGAGAATGGAGCGAGTCCTTCCTGCAAAATGACGCCTGGCTCCACGGCAAGATGGTAGAAATCACCACCACCATGCTGACCTTCGGCATGGGAGCCTCTTTGCAGGCGCTGTTCGCACGCGTGGGCGGAGGCATCTACACCAAGGCGGCCGACGTAGGCGCCGACCTGGTGGGCAAGGTAGAAGCGGGAATCCCCGAAGACGACCCGAGAAACCCGGCCACCATCGCCGACAACGTGGGCGACAACGTAGGAGACGTAGCCGGCATGGGAGCCGACCTCTACGAATCATACTGCGGGTCCATCTTGGCGACGGCGGCTCTGGGGGCGGCTCTCCCCGGAGGCCTCAACTACGTAATCGCCCCCATGGTGGTGGCGGCCATCGGTATCGTGCTTTCGGTGGTGGGCATTTTCATGGTCCGCACCAAGGAAGATGCCACCACCAAGAACCTTCTCCACTCCCTCCTGACAGGAACGCTGGGCTCATCTATCATGATCCTCATCGCCCTCTTTGTCATGGTGAAACTTGGATTTATCGGCATGGGAATTTTCGGGGCGGTGCTTTCGGGCCTTGCCGCCGGCGTGCTTATTGGGCAGTTTACGGAATACTACACCTCCGACGCCTACAAGCCTACCAGGGGCATCGCAGGGCAGGCTAGGCTTGGAGCCGCCACCACCATCATCGACGGCATTTCGGTAGGCATGTTCTCTACGGGGCTCCCTGTGGTGACCATCGTGATTGGCATCATCGCCGCATTTGGATGCGCTGGTGGTTTTGAAAACATGGCCATGGGACTTTACGGCGTAGGCTTTGCGGCCGTGGGCATGCTCAGCACCTTGGGAATTACCCTGGCTACAGATGCCTTTGGGCCTATTGCCGACAACGCCGGCGGAAACGCCGAAATGGCAGGGCTTGACGCCAGCGTGCGCGCCCGTACCGACGAACTGGACATGCTGGGGAACACCACTGCCGCCACCGGAAAGGGATTCGCCATCGGGTCTGCGGCCCTTACCGCCATGGCGCTGCTGGCCTCTTATGTCGAAGAAATCAAGATATGGATTGGCCACCTGGCTACATCGGCCAAGGGCCTCTGGAACGTAGGCAGCGTCACCTTCGCGAACCACAGCCAGGACCTGGTAAATGCGGTAGCCAACATAGACGGTGCAAAGATTCTCGACGGCGGAAACCGCGCCGTCTCTGCCAGCGGCGAGCTTATCGGCCTTGTGGCCAGCAAGGCGAACTACGTGGACTTCATGAACATCTACAACCTGAACCTCATGAACCCGCTGCTGCTGGGAGGCATCTTCATCGGTGCCATGATGGCCTTCGTGTTCTGTGCCCTCACCATCAAGGCGGTGGGCCGTGCCGCCAGCGCCATGGTCGAAGAAGTCCGTCGGCAGTTCAGGGAAATCCCCGGAATCATGGAGGGTACGGGCCAGCCGGATTACGCCCGCTGCGTGGAGATTTCCACCGTAGGCGCCCAGCACGAAATGGTCATCCCGTCGCTTCTGGCAGTTGTGGTTCCGGTGCTGGTGGGGCTCTTTATGGGCGTGGCCGGAGTGTTCGGCTTGCTGGTGGGCGGACTTGCGTGCGGTTTTGCCCTTGCCACCATGCTGAACAATGCAGGCGGCGCCTGGGATAACGCGAAGAAATTCGTGGAAAAAGGGAACTACGGCGGCAAGGGCTCCGATACACACAAGTCCGCCGTCGTCGGCGATACCGTGGGCGACCCCTTCAAGGATACCGCAGGTCCTTCCCTGAATATCCTCATCAAGCTCATGACTATGGTGAGCGTCGTCTTTGCAGGAGTGATCGTCCGCTTCGGCGGGTTCCTGTTCTAG